A DNA window from Calliphora vicina chromosome 1, idCalVici1.1, whole genome shotgun sequence contains the following coding sequences:
- the LOC135963623 gene encoding transmembrane protein 245 isoform X1, producing the protein MNRSDSIRRDRSFDSVLNKLMRMRSQNHESFKAAMYNFLIAAGIAAFVAVCFILGPFVRPLLWAFLMGAVLFPFKRKLAQLLNGWFERLEERDSNVLVALSLAPLEATENCGKFLVDWLKEHWQVITAGVGIASCMKLLVLYAPKGFLCAVWRLIVFSHSLFVQMIGFLNIYLLAAIVAVYLTSVYFFWKPSNSNRFVIAGQSLWIAIISYVCSFLGALQVPVFIMIMLYVGASIIYHLRITEETSSIVEKLKKLLDKTDFEKSISSLNFKNINQNSDIEDVSFSETMDSVETLEAYEVKEDITEVHQHLSDTYFKFLFYACIITFLYRNVWMFILAAIPIFMHLLFTLGKYTGFTDFISAKINDIYENIKSWSIEHHSAVLPLCLPGILELNYKINNVVRNSLKSSVDLVTSILMIILMILIIVFLGVFFCVNIYSETIEVAYLGKDLINKTITDRPELIDILPANMQSSIDDALDNAHHYGRRKIETYIDDWLTDADPIHATKLKEQILDVWDRLIQYWIDFNKSDSYGPRVPTDALKSTFGEIVDNPGHFKELVLVAKQGIIGWAKSNTQTIMEVGESLWHIIRTNLSMIMTFTGDILSLVLSGGQACVEFILDMIVFFTALFYLLSSSQTKYAPLQVTKYLGVSSSGSKIAEALENSISGVLISMFKSSIFTGLFTWLVHTIFGARIVFLPSALAAILSAAPFLGSYWCALPALLEIWLAQDRLYAGIVLFLLQFFVPPYFEAAIYAEMKGGGHPYLTGLAIAGGMYWIGWQGAIFGPLMLCFFIGIFEVAAVAMRANEDARRSSDEDTRTTNIAVVDAITEMKSVNNENNKKNLIKLNYETNKLAENKPIHSTTTTESSESNKTVKNLTNNKVNDTTEENNSQTSPTNIKKMNEKLSEELETSVTTTKDVTDNRTQSLGDTINAAITGENKGFSTPARKSVELKIVTTTFLPTSFEEKVC; encoded by the exons atgaATCGTTCGGATTCTATAAGAAGAGATCGATCATTCGATAGTGTCCTCAATAAGCTAATGCGCATGCGTTCACAGAACCATGAAAGCTTCAAGGCGGCCATGTATAATTTCCTAATAGCTGCCGGTATAGCTGCTTTTGTAGCAGTATGTTTTATACTCGGCCCATTTGTACGGCCGTTACTGTGGGCCTTTTTAATGGGTGCTGTATTATTTCCGTTTAAAAGGAAATTAGCGCAGTTATTAAATGGTTGGTTTGAGAGACTGGAAGAGCGTGATTCCAATGTTCTAGTAGCTTTAAGCTTAGCACCATTAGAAGCGACTGAAAACTGTGGTAAATTTCTGGTGGATTGGCTAAAGGAACATTGGCAAGTGATAACAGCTGGTGTGGGTATTGCTTCATGTATGAAATTGTTGGTGTTGTATGCTCCTAAAGGATTCTTATGCGCAGTTTGGCGTTTGATAGTGTTTTCCCACTCACTATTTGTGCAAATGATTggctttttaaatatatatttg TTAGCGGCCATTGTTGCTGTCTACTTAACGTCCGTCTATTTCTTTTGGAAACCCTCCAATAGTAATCGTTTTGTTATTGCTGGTCAGTCATTATGGATTGCTATAATAAGTTATGTTTGTAGCTTTTTGGGAGCTCTTCAAGTACctgtatttataatgattatgtTATATGTGGGAGCCTCTATAATTTATCATCTACGTATTACCGAAGAAACTAGTTCGATTGTggagaaattgaaaaaactCCTGGATAAAACTGATTTCGAAAAGTCTATAAGTTCATTGAACTTTAAGAACATAAATCAAAATTCGGATATCGAAGATGTTTCATTTAGTGAAACTATGGATTCGGTAGAAACTCTCGAAGCCTATGAAGTCAAAGAAGATATTACCGAGGTGCATCAACATTTAAgtgatacatattttaaattcttgttTTATGCTtgcataataacatttttatatcgTAATGTTTGGATGTTTATATTGGCGGCCATACCCATATTTATGCATCTACTGTTTACTTTGGGTAAATATACTGGATTTACCGATTTCATAAGTGCCAAAATTAatgatatttatgaaaatataaag TCTTGGTCCATTGAACATCATTCAGCTGTTTTGCCACTTTGTCTTCCTGGCATTTTAGAATTgaattataaaatcaataatgtgGTACGCAATTCCCTCAAATCTTCTGTGGATTTGGTTACCTCaattttaatgattattttGATGATACTCATCATTGTTTTCTTGGGCGTATTCTTTTGTGTCAACATATATTCGGAAACCATTGAAGTGGCCTATTTGGGCAAGGATCTGATTAACAAAACCATAACAGATCGTCCTGAATTAATTGATATTTTACCAGCCAACATGCAGTCTTCGATTGATGATGCCCTAGACAATGCCCACCATTATGGTCGTCGCAAAATTGAAACGTATATTGATGATTGGCTTACTGATGCCGATCCCATCCATGCCACTAAGCTTAAGGAACAAATTTTAGATGTTTGGGATCGTTTAATACAATATTGGatcgattttaataaatcaGATTCGTATGGACCTCGCGTACCCACAGATGCTCTAAAGAGTACCTTTGGCGAAATTGTAGATAATCCGG GACATTTTAAAGAGCTAGTTTTAGTGGCGAAACAGGGAATCATTGGCTGGGCCAAAAGCAACACACAAACCATAATGGAAGTGGGTGAATCTCTGTGGCATATAATACGCACGAATCTATCCATGATAATGACATTTACGGGAGATATACTATCGTTGGTGTTATCTGGTGGCCAGGCTTGTGTTGAATTCATATTGGATATG ATTGTTTTCTTTACGGCCCTCTTCTACTTACTTTCGAGTAGTCAAACTAAATATGCTCCCCTACAAGTTACCAAATATTTGGGTGTGTCATCTTCGGGTTCCAAAATTGCCGAAGCCTTGGAAAATTCCATATCTGGTGTTTTAATTTCCATGTTTAAAAGTTCTATATTTACCGGGCTCTTCACCTGGTTGGTTCATACCATCTTTGGGGCTCGTATTGTTTTTCTGCCCTCTGCCTTAGCAGCCATTTTATCAGCTGCTCCATTTTTGGGTAGCTACTGGTGTGCTCTACCGGCTTTGTTGGAAATATGGCTGGCTCAAGATCGTTTATATGCCGGCATTGTTTTGTTCTTATTGCAATTCTTTGTGCCACCCTACTTTGAGGCAGCTATATATGCTGAAATGAAAGG tGGTGGTCATCCTTATTTAACTGGTTTGGCAATTGCTGGTGGCATGTATTGGATTGGTTGGCAGGGTGCCATATTTGGTCCTTTAATGCTATGTTTCTTTATTGGTATTTTTGAGGTGGCTGCTGTAGCGATGCGTGCAAATGAAGATGCGAG ACGTAGCTCTGATGAAGATACTCGTACAAC taaCATAGCGGTGGTCGATGCAATTACAGAAATGAAAAGTGTCaataatgagaataataagaaaaatttaataaaacttaactatgaaacaaacaaattgGCTGAAAATAAACCAATACATTCTACTACAACTACAGAATCTAGCGAATCGAataaaacagttaaaaatttaacaaataataaagtaaACGATACAACCGAAGAAAATAATTCTCAAACAAGTCCAACAAACATTAAGAAGATGAATGAAAAGTTGTCGGAAGAACTGGAAACCTCAGTGACAACAACAAAAGATGTTACTGATAATAGAACGCAATCGTTAGGAGATACCATAAATGCTGCTATAACTGGTGAAAATAAAGGATTTTCTACACCAGCACGAAAATCGGTGGAGCTTAAAATAGTTACTACCACATTTCTACCAACTTCTTTTGAGGAAAAAGtgtgttaa
- the LOC135963623 gene encoding transmembrane protein 245 isoform X4, with protein sequence MNRSDSIRRDRSFDSVLNKLMRMRSQNHESFKAAMYNFLIAAGIAAFVAVCFILGPFVRPLLWAFLMGAVLFPFKRKLAQLLNGWFERLEERDSNVLVALSLAPLEATENCGKFLVDWLKEHWQVITAGVGIASCMKLLVLYAPKGFLCAVWRLIVFSHSLFVQMIGFLNIYLLAAIVAVYLTSVYFFWKPSNSNRFVIAGQSLWIAIISYVCSFLGALQVPVFIMIMLYVGASIIYHLRITEETSSIVEKLKKLLDKTDFEKSISSLNFKNINQNSDIEDVSFSETMDSVETLEAYEVKEDITEVHQHLSDTYFKFLFYACIITFLYRNVWMFILAAIPIFMHLLFTLGKYTGFTDFISAKINDIYENIKSWSIEHHSAVLPLCLPGILELNYKINNVVRNSLKSSVDLVTSILMIILMILIIVFLGVFFCVNIYSETIEVAYLGKDLINKTITDRPELIDILPANMQSSIDDALDNAHHYGRRKIETYIDDWLTDADPIHATKLKEQILDVWDRLIQYWIDFNKSDSYGPRVPTDALKSTFGEIVDNPGHFKELVLVAKQGIIGWAKSNTQTIMEVGESLWHIIRTNLSMIMTFTGDILSLVLSGGQACVEFILDMIVFFTALFYLLSSSQTKYAPLQVTKYLGVSSSGSKIAEALENSISGVLISMFKSSIFTGLFTWLVHTIFGARIVFLPSALAAILSAAPFLGSYWCALPALLEIWLAQDRLYAGIVLFLLQFFVPPYFEAAIYAEMKGGGHPYLTGLAIAGGMYWIGWQGAIFGPLMLCFFIGIFEVAAVAMRANEDASNIAVVDAITEMKSVNNENNKKNLIKLNYETNKLAENKPIHSTTTTESSESNKTVKNLTNNKVNDTTEENNSQTSPTNIKKMNEKLSEELETSVTTTKDVTDNRTQSLGDTINAAITGENKGFSTPARKSVELKIVTTTFLPTSFEEKVC encoded by the exons atgaATCGTTCGGATTCTATAAGAAGAGATCGATCATTCGATAGTGTCCTCAATAAGCTAATGCGCATGCGTTCACAGAACCATGAAAGCTTCAAGGCGGCCATGTATAATTTCCTAATAGCTGCCGGTATAGCTGCTTTTGTAGCAGTATGTTTTATACTCGGCCCATTTGTACGGCCGTTACTGTGGGCCTTTTTAATGGGTGCTGTATTATTTCCGTTTAAAAGGAAATTAGCGCAGTTATTAAATGGTTGGTTTGAGAGACTGGAAGAGCGTGATTCCAATGTTCTAGTAGCTTTAAGCTTAGCACCATTAGAAGCGACTGAAAACTGTGGTAAATTTCTGGTGGATTGGCTAAAGGAACATTGGCAAGTGATAACAGCTGGTGTGGGTATTGCTTCATGTATGAAATTGTTGGTGTTGTATGCTCCTAAAGGATTCTTATGCGCAGTTTGGCGTTTGATAGTGTTTTCCCACTCACTATTTGTGCAAATGATTggctttttaaatatatatttg TTAGCGGCCATTGTTGCTGTCTACTTAACGTCCGTCTATTTCTTTTGGAAACCCTCCAATAGTAATCGTTTTGTTATTGCTGGTCAGTCATTATGGATTGCTATAATAAGTTATGTTTGTAGCTTTTTGGGAGCTCTTCAAGTACctgtatttataatgattatgtTATATGTGGGAGCCTCTATAATTTATCATCTACGTATTACCGAAGAAACTAGTTCGATTGTggagaaattgaaaaaactCCTGGATAAAACTGATTTCGAAAAGTCTATAAGTTCATTGAACTTTAAGAACATAAATCAAAATTCGGATATCGAAGATGTTTCATTTAGTGAAACTATGGATTCGGTAGAAACTCTCGAAGCCTATGAAGTCAAAGAAGATATTACCGAGGTGCATCAACATTTAAgtgatacatattttaaattcttgttTTATGCTtgcataataacatttttatatcgTAATGTTTGGATGTTTATATTGGCGGCCATACCCATATTTATGCATCTACTGTTTACTTTGGGTAAATATACTGGATTTACCGATTTCATAAGTGCCAAAATTAatgatatttatgaaaatataaag TCTTGGTCCATTGAACATCATTCAGCTGTTTTGCCACTTTGTCTTCCTGGCATTTTAGAATTgaattataaaatcaataatgtgGTACGCAATTCCCTCAAATCTTCTGTGGATTTGGTTACCTCaattttaatgattattttGATGATACTCATCATTGTTTTCTTGGGCGTATTCTTTTGTGTCAACATATATTCGGAAACCATTGAAGTGGCCTATTTGGGCAAGGATCTGATTAACAAAACCATAACAGATCGTCCTGAATTAATTGATATTTTACCAGCCAACATGCAGTCTTCGATTGATGATGCCCTAGACAATGCCCACCATTATGGTCGTCGCAAAATTGAAACGTATATTGATGATTGGCTTACTGATGCCGATCCCATCCATGCCACTAAGCTTAAGGAACAAATTTTAGATGTTTGGGATCGTTTAATACAATATTGGatcgattttaataaatcaGATTCGTATGGACCTCGCGTACCCACAGATGCTCTAAAGAGTACCTTTGGCGAAATTGTAGATAATCCGG GACATTTTAAAGAGCTAGTTTTAGTGGCGAAACAGGGAATCATTGGCTGGGCCAAAAGCAACACACAAACCATAATGGAAGTGGGTGAATCTCTGTGGCATATAATACGCACGAATCTATCCATGATAATGACATTTACGGGAGATATACTATCGTTGGTGTTATCTGGTGGCCAGGCTTGTGTTGAATTCATATTGGATATG ATTGTTTTCTTTACGGCCCTCTTCTACTTACTTTCGAGTAGTCAAACTAAATATGCTCCCCTACAAGTTACCAAATATTTGGGTGTGTCATCTTCGGGTTCCAAAATTGCCGAAGCCTTGGAAAATTCCATATCTGGTGTTTTAATTTCCATGTTTAAAAGTTCTATATTTACCGGGCTCTTCACCTGGTTGGTTCATACCATCTTTGGGGCTCGTATTGTTTTTCTGCCCTCTGCCTTAGCAGCCATTTTATCAGCTGCTCCATTTTTGGGTAGCTACTGGTGTGCTCTACCGGCTTTGTTGGAAATATGGCTGGCTCAAGATCGTTTATATGCCGGCATTGTTTTGTTCTTATTGCAATTCTTTGTGCCACCCTACTTTGAGGCAGCTATATATGCTGAAATGAAAGG tGGTGGTCATCCTTATTTAACTGGTTTGGCAATTGCTGGTGGCATGTATTGGATTGGTTGGCAGGGTGCCATATTTGGTCCTTTAATGCTATGTTTCTTTATTGGTATTTTTGAGGTGGCTGCTGTAGCGATGCGTGCAAATGAAGATGCGAG taaCATAGCGGTGGTCGATGCAATTACAGAAATGAAAAGTGTCaataatgagaataataagaaaaatttaataaaacttaactatgaaacaaacaaattgGCTGAAAATAAACCAATACATTCTACTACAACTACAGAATCTAGCGAATCGAataaaacagttaaaaatttaacaaataataaagtaaACGATACAACCGAAGAAAATAATTCTCAAACAAGTCCAACAAACATTAAGAAGATGAATGAAAAGTTGTCGGAAGAACTGGAAACCTCAGTGACAACAACAAAAGATGTTACTGATAATAGAACGCAATCGTTAGGAGATACCATAAATGCTGCTATAACTGGTGAAAATAAAGGATTTTCTACACCAGCACGAAAATCGGTGGAGCTTAAAATAGTTACTACCACATTTCTACCAACTTCTTTTGAGGAAAAAGtgtgttaa
- the LOC135963623 gene encoding transmembrane protein 245 isoform X2, translated as MNRSDSIRRDRSFDSVLNKLMRMRSQNHESFKAAMYNFLIAAGIAAFVAVCFILGPFVRPLLWAFLMGAVLFPFKRKLAQLLNGWFERLEERDSNVLVALSLAPLEATENCGKFLVDWLKEHWQVITAGVGIASCMKLLVLYAPKGFLCAVWRLIVFSHSLFVQMIGFLNIYLLAAIVAVYLTSVYFFWKPSNSNRFVIAGQSLWIAIISYVCSFLGALQVPVFIMIMLYVGASIIYHLRITEETSSIVEKLKKLLDKTDFEKSISSLNFKNINQNSDIEDVSFSETMDSVETLEAYEVKEDITEVHQHLSDTYFKFLFYACIITFLYRNVWMFILAAIPIFMHLLFTLGKYTGFTDFISAKINDIYENIKSWSIEHHSAVLPLCLPGILELNYKINNVVRNSLKSSVDLVTSILMIILMILIIVFLGVFFCVNIYSETIEVAYLGKDLINKTITDRPELIDILPANMQSSIDDALDNAHHYGRRKIETYIDDWLTDADPIHATKLKEQILDVWDRLIQYWIDFNKSDSYGPRVPTDALKSTFGEIVDNPELVLVAKQGIIGWAKSNTQTIMEVGESLWHIIRTNLSMIMTFTGDILSLVLSGGQACVEFILDMIVFFTALFYLLSSSQTKYAPLQVTKYLGVSSSGSKIAEALENSISGVLISMFKSSIFTGLFTWLVHTIFGARIVFLPSALAAILSAAPFLGSYWCALPALLEIWLAQDRLYAGIVLFLLQFFVPPYFEAAIYAEMKGGGHPYLTGLAIAGGMYWIGWQGAIFGPLMLCFFIGIFEVAAVAMRANEDARRSSDEDTRTTNIAVVDAITEMKSVNNENNKKNLIKLNYETNKLAENKPIHSTTTTESSESNKTVKNLTNNKVNDTTEENNSQTSPTNIKKMNEKLSEELETSVTTTKDVTDNRTQSLGDTINAAITGENKGFSTPARKSVELKIVTTTFLPTSFEEKVC; from the exons atgaATCGTTCGGATTCTATAAGAAGAGATCGATCATTCGATAGTGTCCTCAATAAGCTAATGCGCATGCGTTCACAGAACCATGAAAGCTTCAAGGCGGCCATGTATAATTTCCTAATAGCTGCCGGTATAGCTGCTTTTGTAGCAGTATGTTTTATACTCGGCCCATTTGTACGGCCGTTACTGTGGGCCTTTTTAATGGGTGCTGTATTATTTCCGTTTAAAAGGAAATTAGCGCAGTTATTAAATGGTTGGTTTGAGAGACTGGAAGAGCGTGATTCCAATGTTCTAGTAGCTTTAAGCTTAGCACCATTAGAAGCGACTGAAAACTGTGGTAAATTTCTGGTGGATTGGCTAAAGGAACATTGGCAAGTGATAACAGCTGGTGTGGGTATTGCTTCATGTATGAAATTGTTGGTGTTGTATGCTCCTAAAGGATTCTTATGCGCAGTTTGGCGTTTGATAGTGTTTTCCCACTCACTATTTGTGCAAATGATTggctttttaaatatatatttg TTAGCGGCCATTGTTGCTGTCTACTTAACGTCCGTCTATTTCTTTTGGAAACCCTCCAATAGTAATCGTTTTGTTATTGCTGGTCAGTCATTATGGATTGCTATAATAAGTTATGTTTGTAGCTTTTTGGGAGCTCTTCAAGTACctgtatttataatgattatgtTATATGTGGGAGCCTCTATAATTTATCATCTACGTATTACCGAAGAAACTAGTTCGATTGTggagaaattgaaaaaactCCTGGATAAAACTGATTTCGAAAAGTCTATAAGTTCATTGAACTTTAAGAACATAAATCAAAATTCGGATATCGAAGATGTTTCATTTAGTGAAACTATGGATTCGGTAGAAACTCTCGAAGCCTATGAAGTCAAAGAAGATATTACCGAGGTGCATCAACATTTAAgtgatacatattttaaattcttgttTTATGCTtgcataataacatttttatatcgTAATGTTTGGATGTTTATATTGGCGGCCATACCCATATTTATGCATCTACTGTTTACTTTGGGTAAATATACTGGATTTACCGATTTCATAAGTGCCAAAATTAatgatatttatgaaaatataaag TCTTGGTCCATTGAACATCATTCAGCTGTTTTGCCACTTTGTCTTCCTGGCATTTTAGAATTgaattataaaatcaataatgtgGTACGCAATTCCCTCAAATCTTCTGTGGATTTGGTTACCTCaattttaatgattattttGATGATACTCATCATTGTTTTCTTGGGCGTATTCTTTTGTGTCAACATATATTCGGAAACCATTGAAGTGGCCTATTTGGGCAAGGATCTGATTAACAAAACCATAACAGATCGTCCTGAATTAATTGATATTTTACCAGCCAACATGCAGTCTTCGATTGATGATGCCCTAGACAATGCCCACCATTATGGTCGTCGCAAAATTGAAACGTATATTGATGATTGGCTTACTGATGCCGATCCCATCCATGCCACTAAGCTTAAGGAACAAATTTTAGATGTTTGGGATCGTTTAATACAATATTGGatcgattttaataaatcaGATTCGTATGGACCTCGCGTACCCACAGATGCTCTAAAGAGTACCTTTGGCGAAATTGTAGATAATCCGG AGCTAGTTTTAGTGGCGAAACAGGGAATCATTGGCTGGGCCAAAAGCAACACACAAACCATAATGGAAGTGGGTGAATCTCTGTGGCATATAATACGCACGAATCTATCCATGATAATGACATTTACGGGAGATATACTATCGTTGGTGTTATCTGGTGGCCAGGCTTGTGTTGAATTCATATTGGATATG ATTGTTTTCTTTACGGCCCTCTTCTACTTACTTTCGAGTAGTCAAACTAAATATGCTCCCCTACAAGTTACCAAATATTTGGGTGTGTCATCTTCGGGTTCCAAAATTGCCGAAGCCTTGGAAAATTCCATATCTGGTGTTTTAATTTCCATGTTTAAAAGTTCTATATTTACCGGGCTCTTCACCTGGTTGGTTCATACCATCTTTGGGGCTCGTATTGTTTTTCTGCCCTCTGCCTTAGCAGCCATTTTATCAGCTGCTCCATTTTTGGGTAGCTACTGGTGTGCTCTACCGGCTTTGTTGGAAATATGGCTGGCTCAAGATCGTTTATATGCCGGCATTGTTTTGTTCTTATTGCAATTCTTTGTGCCACCCTACTTTGAGGCAGCTATATATGCTGAAATGAAAGG tGGTGGTCATCCTTATTTAACTGGTTTGGCAATTGCTGGTGGCATGTATTGGATTGGTTGGCAGGGTGCCATATTTGGTCCTTTAATGCTATGTTTCTTTATTGGTATTTTTGAGGTGGCTGCTGTAGCGATGCGTGCAAATGAAGATGCGAG ACGTAGCTCTGATGAAGATACTCGTACAAC taaCATAGCGGTGGTCGATGCAATTACAGAAATGAAAAGTGTCaataatgagaataataagaaaaatttaataaaacttaactatgaaacaaacaaattgGCTGAAAATAAACCAATACATTCTACTACAACTACAGAATCTAGCGAATCGAataaaacagttaaaaatttaacaaataataaagtaaACGATACAACCGAAGAAAATAATTCTCAAACAAGTCCAACAAACATTAAGAAGATGAATGAAAAGTTGTCGGAAGAACTGGAAACCTCAGTGACAACAACAAAAGATGTTACTGATAATAGAACGCAATCGTTAGGAGATACCATAAATGCTGCTATAACTGGTGAAAATAAAGGATTTTCTACACCAGCACGAAAATCGGTGGAGCTTAAAATAGTTACTACCACATTTCTACCAACTTCTTTTGAGGAAAAAGtgtgttaa